A single genomic interval of Chloroflexota bacterium harbors:
- a CDS encoding methionine synthase has translation MSQLPLLPISSIGSLPKPPDLFQAEMAPLEQQDQAWMRQTQEAAVADWLAIQEGLGIDVLVDGEQYRRSMTTYFLEGWGCADIDPDPVWVLDNMYGQRAVIKREATAPRSLLLNWYQFAAARAKRDLKVTVTGSYTLRDWVFDLYYPDRRAAVLGLAEYVREEVQGLVAAGVRYLQIDEPAFVTRYDQPAELDVAIEAMRRICVGLPEHVTVFTHMCYGAFHEVYPKMLELPAHVFCLELAHVAPEMLDILREHPFPADRGMGYGVVDAQDPRVESVEEIEARIRLALEYFAPEQLWINPDCGLQAVPYGSAVAKLENVVEATHRVRQSLA, from the coding sequence ATGAGTCAGCTCCCGCTCTTACCGATCTCCAGCATCGGCAGCTTGCCCAAGCCGCCCGATCTCTTTCAAGCGGAAATGGCGCCGCTGGAGCAGCAGGATCAAGCATGGATGCGCCAAACCCAAGAGGCGGCGGTGGCGGACTGGCTCGCAATCCAAGAAGGCTTGGGCATCGACGTGCTCGTGGATGGCGAACAGTACCGCCGCTCCATGACGACTTACTTCCTGGAGGGCTGGGGCTGCGCCGACATTGATCCGGACCCGGTGTGGGTACTGGACAATATGTACGGCCAGCGGGCGGTCATTAAGCGTGAGGCAACCGCGCCGCGCTCGTTGCTTCTCAATTGGTACCAATTCGCTGCGGCGCGCGCCAAGCGCGATTTAAAAGTTACCGTTACCGGTTCCTATACCCTGCGGGACTGGGTATTTGATCTCTACTATCCCGACCGCCGCGCGGCGGTGCTCGGCTTGGCGGAGTACGTCCGGGAAGAGGTGCAAGGGCTGGTGGCGGCAGGTGTCCGCTACCTGCAGATCGACGAACCGGCATTCGTCACGCGCTACGATCAACCGGCCGAGCTCGACGTAGCCATTGAAGCCATGCGCCGCATCTGCGTTGGATTGCCTGAGCATGTTACCGTCTTCACGCACATGTGCTATGGGGCATTCCACGAGGTCTATCCCAAGATGCTGGAGCTGCCCGCACATGTCTTCTGCCTGGAGCTGGCGCACGTAGCGCCCGAAATGCTCGACATCCTGCGCGAGCATCCGTTTCCCGCGGACCGCGGCATGGGCTACGGAGTTGTGGACGCGCAAGACCCGCGTGTAGAATCGGTGGAAGAGATCGAAGCGCGCATCCGCCTGGCGCTGGAGTATTTTGCGCCGGAACAGCTCTGGATCAATCCCGATTGCGGCCTGCAGGCTGTTCCTTACGGGTCTGCCGTAGCCAAGCTGGAGAACGTAGTGGAAGCCACCCACCGTGTGCGCCAATCACTGGCTTGA